A region of Pyxidicoccus parkwaysis DNA encodes the following proteins:
- a CDS encoding adenylate/guanylate cyclase domain-containing protein — translation MAGERWKILRLRWRNHWKLMLGVAVLSTALAALCLWLGDTSMGGWLRDAERAAYDEVLTTYTAERGLSSRVVVLAIDQGSLDGIRANEQYARNYGSWPYSRNLWARVVEQLEAEGARAVVFDAVMDERSTDASTDLAFAQTLRDTRVPFFLGISTNVTAPALPRADLTTAPASPLAAPPKSAAPVASAQDALPSEALPSGAATDETFPEDTGTPGAPSTDETFPEDTGEFHEDSGEPTVTPEEMARAVTYPVRVEGRVLPELAYTSQDGERLMSHPVTPIPVLVGAVDGFGLVDAEADLDGFMRRTRFAYTDGINTYPTLPVRVATGVLGANQVELSGNTLRLGTRQYRVDADGGAGINYGGPLRERFAVVSLIDVLNAWVRRQRGEPTGLTPDVFRDKVVVIGGMAVGLNDVKATPFQANEPGVVKQAAVLDSLLGDGRFFTQASVPANLALVFLVSLASVVLLMTTRWTPLEIAWPLALYLGMHHVTGPVLAATDTYLLTALPSFAGMLASVTAVAFNHLAANKEAEFIRQAFSRFMEPKLVEQMISERELPRLDGENVEISAFFSDIRGFSTFSERFKDNPRDLVRILNTYLTRVSGALLKEGGCLDKYIGDAVVCLFGAPMRQPDHALRACKGALAAKAEVDRMREEFRARGLPDVYTRIGVNSAVNFVGNFGSEQLFSYTAIGDGMNLAARLEGANKAYGSVIMIGPRTYELAKEHIEVRELDRVRVAGKTEAVTVYELLSLKGGLDVRKRVTVERYQVALGLYREARFTDAAEVLEARRLEDPEDGPTQALLERCHKYAKAPPPEFDGVASLDK, via the coding sequence GTGGCAGGCGAGCGCTGGAAGATTCTGCGGTTGCGGTGGCGCAACCACTGGAAGCTGATGCTGGGGGTGGCGGTGCTGTCCACCGCGCTCGCGGCGTTGTGCCTGTGGCTGGGCGACACGTCGATGGGCGGGTGGCTGCGCGACGCGGAGCGCGCCGCCTATGACGAAGTCCTCACCACGTACACGGCCGAGCGCGGCCTGTCCTCCCGGGTGGTGGTGCTGGCCATCGACCAGGGGAGCCTCGACGGCATCCGCGCCAACGAGCAGTACGCGCGCAACTACGGGAGCTGGCCGTACAGCCGCAACCTGTGGGCGCGCGTGGTGGAGCAACTCGAGGCCGAGGGTGCGCGCGCTGTCGTCTTCGACGCGGTGATGGACGAGCGCTCGACGGATGCGTCCACGGACCTGGCCTTCGCGCAGACGCTGCGCGACACGCGGGTGCCGTTCTTCCTCGGCATCTCCACCAACGTCACCGCGCCCGCCCTGCCCCGCGCGGACTTAACCACCGCGCCTGCGTCTCCGCTCGCCGCGCCGCCGAAGTCCGCCGCGCCCGTGGCTTCCGCGCAGGACGCGCTGCCCTCAGAGGCCCTGCCCTCTGGAGCGGCCACCGATGAGACCTTCCCCGAGGACACGGGGACACCGGGAGCGCCGTCCACCGATGAGACCTTCCCCGAGGACACGGGCGAGTTCCACGAGGACTCCGGAGAACCCACCGTCACGCCCGAGGAGATGGCTCGCGCGGTGACGTACCCCGTGCGCGTGGAAGGCCGCGTGCTGCCGGAACTGGCCTACACATCCCAGGACGGAGAGCGCCTGATGAGCCATCCGGTGACGCCCATTCCGGTCCTGGTGGGCGCGGTGGACGGCTTCGGGCTGGTGGACGCCGAAGCCGACCTGGATGGCTTCATGCGCCGCACGCGCTTCGCATACACGGACGGCATCAACACGTACCCGACGCTGCCGGTGCGCGTCGCCACGGGCGTGCTGGGCGCCAATCAGGTGGAGCTGTCCGGGAACACGCTGCGGCTGGGCACACGCCAGTACCGCGTGGACGCGGACGGCGGCGCGGGCATCAACTATGGCGGCCCGCTGCGCGAGCGCTTCGCGGTGGTGTCCCTCATCGACGTCCTGAACGCGTGGGTGCGCCGCCAGCGCGGAGAGCCCACGGGCCTGACGCCTGACGTCTTCCGGGACAAAGTGGTGGTCATCGGCGGCATGGCGGTGGGGCTGAACGACGTGAAGGCCACGCCCTTCCAGGCGAACGAGCCCGGCGTGGTGAAGCAGGCCGCGGTGCTGGACTCGCTGCTGGGAGACGGCCGCTTCTTCACGCAGGCGTCCGTGCCGGCGAACCTCGCCCTCGTCTTCCTGGTGTCGCTCGCGTCGGTGGTGTTGCTGATGACGACGCGGTGGACACCGCTGGAGATTGCGTGGCCGCTGGCGCTCTACCTGGGCATGCACCACGTGACGGGCCCGGTGCTCGCCGCCACGGACACGTACCTGCTCACCGCGCTGCCGTCCTTCGCCGGCATGCTGGCCAGCGTCACCGCCGTCGCCTTCAACCACCTCGCCGCCAACAAGGAGGCGGAGTTCATCCGTCAGGCCTTCAGCCGCTTCATGGAGCCCAAGCTCGTGGAGCAGATGATTTCCGAGCGCGAGCTGCCCCGGCTCGACGGAGAGAATGTCGAAATCAGCGCGTTCTTCAGCGACATCCGCGGCTTCTCCACCTTCAGCGAGCGCTTCAAGGACAACCCGCGCGACCTGGTTCGCATCCTCAACACGTATCTGACGCGGGTGAGCGGTGCGCTGCTGAAGGAGGGCGGGTGCCTGGACAAGTACATCGGCGACGCGGTGGTGTGCCTCTTCGGCGCGCCCATGCGCCAGCCGGACCATGCCCTGCGCGCCTGCAAGGGCGCCCTGGCCGCGAAGGCGGAGGTGGACCGGATGCGCGAGGAGTTCCGCGCCAGGGGCCTGCCGGACGTGTACACGCGCATCGGCGTGAACTCCGCGGTGAACTTCGTGGGCAACTTCGGCAGCGAGCAGCTCTTCAGCTACACGGCCATCGGCGACGGAATGAACCTGGCCGCGCGGCTGGAGGGCGCGAACAAGGCGTACGGCTCGGTCATCATGATTGGCCCGCGCACGTACGAGCTGGCGAAGGAGCACATCGAGGTGCGCGAGCTGGACCGCGTGCGCGTGGCGGGCAAGACGGAGGCCGTCACCGTGTACGAGCTGCTGTCCCTCAAGGGCGGCCTGGACGTGCGCAAGCGGGTGACGGTGGAGCGCTACCAGGTGGCGCTCGGGCTCTACCGCGAGGCGCGCTTCACGGACGCCGCGGAGGTGCTGGAGGCACGACGGTTGGAGGACCCGGAGGACGGGCCCACGCAGGCGCTGCTGGAGCGCTGCCACAAGTACGCCAAGGCGCCCCCGCCGGAGTTCGACGGGGTGGCGAGCCTGGACAAGTGA
- a CDS encoding M48 family metalloprotease: MRLRTRMFLVAGVAGLAVSCKGFDASRLGGAALERTGLASKRAEENCKKLEVDPTVEEEYAIGSAMAINWVQRGGGLLHGDGADALHRYLNIVGKNLAAQSARPTLEWTFGVIDDTKSFNAVSAPGGYVFVTRKLLANLENEGQLAGVLAHEISHVVLKHTIEKYNSSKVSLCKTAMITDALVPGSGQLVAGGKDGHLDLDGDPALLGNAAESTLNYFDKGNNKEQEFKADQMAIELMLSAGYDPEDYRRLIAKTTEDTVQPNHPSKTERVKKMVAFLDTLRAKKEDAFAGLSTEGVHSPPLKQPEYAIIRPAPAGVAKDGAK; this comes from the coding sequence ATGAGACTGCGGACGCGGATGTTCCTGGTGGCCGGCGTGGCCGGACTGGCGGTGTCCTGCAAGGGGTTCGATGCGTCGCGGCTCGGCGGCGCGGCGCTGGAGCGCACAGGCCTGGCGTCCAAGCGCGCCGAGGAGAACTGCAAGAAGCTGGAGGTGGACCCCACCGTCGAGGAGGAGTACGCCATCGGCAGCGCCATGGCCATCAACTGGGTGCAGCGTGGCGGCGGCCTGCTGCACGGAGATGGCGCGGACGCACTGCACCGCTATCTCAACATCGTGGGGAAGAACCTCGCGGCGCAGTCCGCGCGGCCCACGCTGGAGTGGACGTTCGGCGTCATCGACGACACGAAGAGCTTCAACGCGGTGTCCGCGCCGGGCGGCTACGTCTTCGTCACGCGCAAGCTGCTGGCGAACCTGGAGAACGAGGGGCAGCTCGCGGGCGTGCTCGCGCACGAGATTTCGCACGTCGTGCTGAAGCACACCATCGAGAAGTACAACTCGTCCAAGGTGAGCCTCTGCAAGACGGCGATGATTACGGACGCGCTGGTGCCGGGCTCGGGGCAGCTCGTCGCCGGCGGCAAGGATGGGCACCTGGACCTGGACGGGGACCCGGCGCTGCTCGGCAACGCGGCGGAGTCGACCCTCAACTACTTCGACAAGGGCAACAACAAGGAGCAGGAGTTCAAGGCGGACCAGATGGCCATCGAGCTGATGCTGTCCGCCGGGTATGACCCGGAGGACTACCGCCGCCTCATCGCCAAGACGACCGAGGACACCGTCCAGCCCAACCACCCGAGCAAGACGGAGCGGGTGAAGAAGATGGTCGCCTTCCTCGACACGCTGCGCGCGAAGAAGGAGGACGCGTTCGCCGGGCTCTCCACCGAGGGCGTGCACTCGCCGCCGCTGAAGCAGCCGGAATACGCCATCATCCGCCCCGCTCCTGCTGGCGTGGCGAAGGATGGCGCGAAGTAG
- a CDS encoding DUF4382 domain-containing protein, whose protein sequence is MKHMLLVAPLLLAACGGGELSLSITSDDLGDNSLALSTPADLTTVRALNITVDEIWVHIAGNDAPDEVMCNEVEDTSDGWHLLTSEDHTFDVMTVRGGAAWPLGTYPLPTGKLTQIRLKLKTDTTPDGERARLSGVVMEQDGTACDLNIPASTVTPGLKLSGALHALRVGSGSLHHAVMNLRIKDSTKLDSAMCAYKLDPVLKVKWANGGGDSN, encoded by the coding sequence ATGAAGCACATGCTCCTCGTGGCTCCGCTGCTGCTCGCCGCCTGTGGCGGCGGTGAGCTCAGCCTCTCCATCACCAGCGACGACCTCGGAGACAACTCGCTCGCCCTCTCGACTCCGGCGGACCTCACTACCGTGAGAGCGCTGAACATCACCGTGGACGAAATCTGGGTCCACATCGCGGGCAACGACGCTCCCGACGAGGTGATGTGCAACGAAGTCGAAGACACCTCGGACGGTTGGCACCTGCTCACCTCGGAGGACCACACCTTCGACGTGATGACGGTGCGTGGCGGTGCCGCGTGGCCGCTCGGAACCTACCCGCTGCCCACGGGCAAGCTGACGCAAATCCGTCTCAAGCTGAAGACAGACACCACGCCCGACGGCGAGCGTGCTCGGCTCTCTGGAGTCGTGATGGAGCAGGACGGCACGGCCTGCGACCTGAACATCCCCGCGAGCACCGTCACCCCGGGCCTGAAGCTCTCCGGTGCGCTGCACGCGCTGCGCGTCGGCTCCGGCAGCCTGCACCACGCCGTCATGAACCTCAGAATCAAGGACTCGACGAAGCTCGACAGCGCCATGTGCGCGTACAAGCTGGACCCGGTCCTCAAGGTGAAGTGGGCCAACGGGGGCGGCGACTCGAATTAG
- a CDS encoding CHAT domain-containing protein, whose product MSAPEPMDIHDQVHAFADGELSPEEADTFRVHLATCEQCQADLDDILQLQALGGRLSELESKPAQPTQPAHRAHEGELHTRREAAPSRAFRPAWSQRRARVAGLALVGSLAAVLAVVVLRSPGAGVDEGEHIALALAPTRSMEARLSWSGASAHRPYGVLRSGEERPKELVPLQQLAKLEEAGDLHGLATGHLLRGEGEQAAEYLQRAPASPDVDSDKAVVALTKGELEEALILLDGVLEKHPQHPEALWNRALVLRELGLDALAADAFDAVASLREPGWAEEAKERASALRRRLDGQRGTWDEAQKAGRALALEGTPFPEPLARAVPGTARNWFNIAVWSAPSAERVKALLPLARVLDAHYGVDTMERYATRVAGMDFRRRAPLAERFHQVLQGTFDASKLDAYVKELSASEHSDILLGVLPLTGQLPARLPEYTKVAKALNDPWLTLNAEREAARAEFARGDLAGAEARLLRALPECRAAKADYRCSQMEYVLGHIYAEEHRLVEAREHAVAGLQWARQAQEWTQQSDLLMVLGNVARYRNAFALARAYLGEQAARDGQCAARRQVQEGLAAMQVFAMHSKEARAELAKAPTCDVPFFLNGALVQADLVRLDPRPGDVEALRDGLRKLESSNTLRPGERVMATHIEGLAVIEREPEAGRALLRQAIAEGNRLGSEDPVATKARAYSYSSLILDAGRAGDWAGALALFAEESGAGAPERCELGVEVHDERALVVAKGPDGALVGHYDARRGSPAFDVTKLVPAPVVAALKPCEHVRVFARYAVHGQAGLLPPELAWSYHTGAKRVAPAVTAARPLVVHDVEAPASLNLPRLRSWELAGAASPRRVELTGAAATPSRLLAELVDATEVEIHAHGLVNLGVSDASLLVMAPEADGRYALTAGEVRRQKLKGAPVVVLGACQAARTAPYLHAPWSLPVAFAEAGARAVLASPINIPDAEAGPFFEQVMQRIRAGASAAIALRDERMRVLAEHPDSWVKTVVVFE is encoded by the coding sequence ATGAGCGCGCCGGAGCCCATGGACATCCACGACCAGGTCCACGCCTTCGCGGACGGCGAGCTGTCCCCGGAGGAGGCGGACACCTTCCGCGTCCACCTGGCCACTTGCGAGCAGTGCCAGGCGGACCTCGACGACATCCTCCAGCTCCAGGCGCTCGGGGGCCGCCTGTCCGAGCTGGAGTCGAAGCCGGCGCAGCCCACGCAGCCGGCGCACCGCGCGCATGAGGGGGAGCTGCACACGCGCCGCGAGGCCGCGCCCTCGCGGGCCTTCCGTCCCGCGTGGAGCCAGCGGCGCGCCCGGGTGGCGGGGCTCGCGCTGGTGGGCTCGCTGGCGGCGGTGCTCGCGGTGGTGGTGCTGCGCTCGCCGGGCGCGGGCGTGGATGAGGGGGAGCACATCGCGCTGGCGCTGGCGCCCACGCGCTCGATGGAAGCGCGCCTGTCCTGGTCCGGCGCCAGTGCGCACCGGCCCTACGGCGTGCTGCGCTCCGGCGAGGAGCGTCCGAAGGAGCTGGTGCCGCTGCAGCAGCTCGCGAAGCTCGAGGAGGCGGGGGACCTCCATGGGCTGGCTACCGGGCACCTGCTGCGCGGCGAGGGCGAGCAGGCCGCGGAGTACCTCCAGCGCGCGCCGGCCTCGCCGGACGTGGACAGCGACAAGGCGGTGGTGGCGCTGACCAAGGGGGAGCTGGAGGAGGCGCTCATCCTGCTCGACGGCGTGCTGGAGAAGCACCCGCAGCACCCGGAGGCGCTGTGGAACCGCGCGCTGGTGCTGCGTGAGCTGGGGCTGGATGCGCTCGCGGCGGACGCGTTCGACGCGGTGGCTTCCTTGCGTGAGCCGGGCTGGGCGGAGGAGGCGAAGGAGCGCGCCTCGGCGCTGCGCCGCCGGCTGGACGGCCAGCGCGGCACGTGGGACGAGGCGCAGAAGGCGGGCAGGGCGCTGGCCCTGGAGGGCACTCCCTTCCCCGAGCCGCTGGCCCGCGCGGTGCCGGGCACGGCGCGCAACTGGTTCAACATCGCCGTGTGGTCCGCGCCGTCCGCGGAGCGCGTGAAGGCGCTGCTGCCGCTGGCCCGCGTGCTGGACGCGCACTACGGCGTGGACACGATGGAGCGCTACGCCACCCGCGTGGCCGGCATGGACTTCCGCCGACGCGCGCCGCTGGCGGAGCGCTTCCACCAGGTGCTTCAGGGCACCTTCGACGCGTCGAAGCTGGACGCGTACGTGAAGGAGCTCTCCGCCTCCGAGCACTCGGACATCCTGCTGGGCGTGCTGCCGCTGACGGGGCAGTTGCCGGCGCGGCTTCCCGAGTACACGAAGGTCGCGAAGGCGCTGAACGACCCGTGGCTGACGCTCAACGCGGAGCGCGAGGCGGCCCGGGCGGAGTTCGCGCGGGGCGACCTGGCCGGCGCCGAGGCGCGGCTGCTGCGCGCGCTGCCGGAGTGCCGCGCGGCGAAGGCGGACTACCGCTGCTCGCAGATGGAGTACGTGCTCGGCCACATCTACGCCGAGGAGCACCGGCTGGTGGAGGCGCGCGAGCACGCGGTGGCGGGCCTCCAGTGGGCGCGGCAGGCGCAGGAGTGGACGCAGCAGTCGGACCTGCTGATGGTGCTGGGCAACGTGGCGCGCTACCGCAATGCCTTCGCGCTGGCCCGGGCGTACCTGGGCGAGCAGGCCGCGCGCGACGGCCAGTGCGCCGCGCGGCGCCAGGTGCAGGAGGGGCTGGCGGCGATGCAGGTCTTCGCCATGCACTCGAAGGAGGCGCGCGCGGAGCTGGCGAAGGCCCCCACGTGCGACGTGCCCTTCTTCCTCAACGGCGCCCTCGTGCAGGCGGACCTCGTCCGCCTGGACCCGCGCCCCGGCGACGTGGAGGCGCTGCGCGACGGCCTGCGCAAGCTGGAGTCCTCCAACACGCTGCGCCCCGGTGAGCGGGTGATGGCCACGCACATCGAAGGCCTCGCCGTCATCGAGCGCGAGCCCGAGGCGGGCCGCGCGCTGCTGCGCCAGGCCATCGCCGAGGGCAACCGGCTGGGCTCCGAGGACCCGGTGGCCACGAAGGCTCGCGCGTACAGCTACTCGTCGCTCATCCTGGACGCGGGCCGTGCGGGGGACTGGGCGGGGGCGCTCGCCCTCTTCGCGGAGGAGTCCGGCGCCGGAGCGCCGGAGCGCTGCGAGCTGGGCGTGGAGGTGCACGACGAGCGCGCGTTGGTGGTGGCGAAGGGCCCGGACGGGGCGCTGGTGGGCCACTACGACGCGCGCCGCGGCTCGCCGGCCTTCGACGTGACGAAGCTGGTGCCGGCGCCGGTGGTGGCGGCGCTGAAGCCCTGCGAGCACGTGCGCGTCTTCGCCAGGTACGCCGTCCACGGGCAGGCGGGCCTGCTGCCGCCGGAGCTGGCGTGGAGCTACCACACGGGCGCGAAGCGGGTGGCGCCGGCGGTGACGGCCGCGCGGCCCCTGGTGGTGCACGACGTGGAGGCGCCGGCGTCGCTCAACCTTCCCCGGCTGCGGAGCTGGGAGCTGGCCGGCGCCGCCTCACCCCGCCGCGTGGAGCTGACGGGCGCCGCGGCCACGCCGTCGCGGTTGCTGGCGGAGTTGGTGGACGCCACCGAGGTGGAAATCCACGCGCACGGCCTCGTCAACCTCGGCGTGTCGGACGCGTCGCTGCTGGTGATGGCCCCGGAGGCGGATGGCCGCTACGCGCTCACCGCGGGCGAGGTGCGGCGGCAGAAGCTGAAGGGCGCGCCGGTGGTGGTGCTCGGCGCCTGTCAGGCCGCGCGGACCGCGCCCTATCTCCACGCGCCGTGGAGCCTCCCCGTCGCCTTCGCCGAAGCGGGCGCGCGCGCCGTCCTCGCCTCGCCCATCAACATCCCGGACGCAGAAGCCGGGCCCTTCTTCGAACAGGTCATGCAGCGCATCCGCGCCGGTGCGTCCGCCGCCATCGCGCTCCGCGACGAGCGCATGCGAGTCCTCGCCGAGCATCCCGATAGCTGGGTGAAGACAGTCGTCGTCTTCGAGTAG
- a CDS encoding SH3 domain-containing protein, protein MSMRARAALTTAVLALALPGVAAAVKVNDPLYVKAKNTRVQQAPSPTVDTVVILQPGEQVTWKGADPKNKQWHQVETTGGKKGFVFQSNLSTTPPNMELVTDHGEKRKVDPKGFVASAAAVKALSPGAVKYGENKGGDSKKAVEQIQALEALAKKVTTEEIASHAREAGLFEVVGPDAVAKAQAPAKATTGKKKKGAQP, encoded by the coding sequence ATGAGCATGAGAGCGAGAGCGGCCCTCACCACCGCGGTGCTGGCGCTGGCCCTTCCGGGCGTAGCGGCGGCCGTGAAAGTGAATGATCCGCTGTACGTGAAGGCGAAGAACACGCGGGTGCAGCAAGCCCCGTCCCCCACCGTCGACACGGTGGTCATCCTCCAGCCGGGGGAGCAGGTGACGTGGAAGGGCGCGGACCCGAAGAACAAGCAGTGGCACCAGGTGGAGACGACGGGCGGGAAGAAGGGCTTCGTCTTCCAGTCCAACCTGTCCACCACTCCGCCCAACATGGAGCTGGTGACGGACCACGGCGAGAAGCGGAAGGTGGACCCGAAGGGCTTCGTCGCCAGCGCCGCCGCGGTGAAGGCGCTCAGCCCCGGCGCCGTGAAGTACGGCGAGAACAAGGGCGGGGACTCCAAGAAGGCCGTGGAGCAGATTCAGGCGCTGGAGGCCCTGGCCAAGAAGGTGACGACGGAGGAAATCGCGAGCCACGCTCGCGAAGCGGGGCTGTTCGAGGTGGTGGGGCCGGACGCGGTGGCGAAGGCGCAGGCTCCGGCGAAGGCCACGACAGGCAAGAAGAAGAAGGGGGCCCAGCCATGA
- a CDS encoding RNA polymerase sigma factor: MESRSLSSPTLDSRWFAAFAREHEASLRATAMRLCGNATDARDLVQETFERGLRNLDRYKPGTDGRAWLLTILHHLFIDSCRSRARERRADVSAEDLEERLAAPEVEAAPAWASISPEQLREALEKIPEEFRTVYRMHALENRSYIEIAERLGIPKATVGTRLIRARRKLKELLMPTPAGEAEGT; encoded by the coding sequence GTGGAAAGCAGGTCCCTTTCATCGCCGACCCTGGACAGCCGGTGGTTCGCGGCCTTCGCCCGGGAGCATGAGGCGTCGCTGCGCGCCACCGCCATGCGCCTGTGCGGCAACGCCACCGACGCGCGCGACCTCGTCCAGGAAACCTTCGAGCGCGGTCTGCGCAACCTCGACCGGTACAAGCCCGGCACCGACGGTCGCGCGTGGCTGCTCACCATCCTCCATCACCTCTTCATCGACAGCTGCCGCTCCCGCGCGCGCGAGCGCCGCGCGGACGTGTCGGCGGAGGACCTGGAGGAGCGCCTCGCCGCGCCCGAGGTGGAGGCCGCCCCCGCGTGGGCCTCCATCAGCCCCGAGCAGCTGCGCGAGGCGCTGGAGAAGATTCCCGAGGAGTTCCGCACGGTGTATCGGATGCACGCGCTGGAGAACCGCTCGTACATCGAAATCGCCGAGCGGCTCGGCATTCCCAAGGCCACCGTGGGCACGCGGCTCATCCGCGCGCGCCGCAAGCTGAAGGAACTGCTGATGCCCACGCCCGCAGGCGAAGCGGAGGGCACATGA
- a CDS encoding TspO/MBR family protein, which produces METTTQEPSTRTVPGPVMRTALNPTLRTESVVALGTFTALTVGAALLGGRQSSADQLWYRRLRKPPYQPPSKAFAPVWTVLYGLIAISGWRVWTAPAGARRSKALTLWGVQLGLNAAWSWLFFGKHQPRRALVDNLALLGSIGAYVATSRNVDRPAAWMVAPYLAWVGFANVLNAEIVRRNA; this is translated from the coding sequence ATGGAGACGACGACGCAGGAGCCGTCGACGCGGACGGTGCCGGGCCCGGTGATGCGCACGGCACTCAACCCCACGCTGCGCACGGAGTCGGTCGTGGCGCTGGGCACCTTCACCGCGCTCACCGTGGGCGCGGCGCTGCTGGGAGGACGGCAGAGCTCCGCGGACCAGCTCTGGTACAGGCGCCTGCGCAAGCCGCCCTACCAGCCTCCGTCGAAGGCGTTCGCTCCGGTGTGGACCGTGCTGTACGGCCTCATCGCCATCTCGGGCTGGCGCGTGTGGACGGCGCCCGCGGGGGCGAGGCGCTCGAAGGCGCTCACCCTGTGGGGCGTGCAATTGGGCCTCAATGCCGCGTGGTCCTGGCTCTTCTTCGGCAAGCATCAGCCGCGCCGCGCGCTGGTGGACAACCTCGCGCTACTGGGGAGCATCGGCGCGTATGTCGCCACCTCGCGCAACGTGGACCGCCCGGCCGCGTGGATGGTGGCGCCCTACCTGGCCTGGGTGGGCTTCGCCAACGTGCTCAACGCCGAAATCGTCCGCCGCAACGCGTAG
- a CDS encoding DUF924 family protein, whose product MASAEEVLGFWFGQPPDPIVNPASARQRDYWFARNEDFDEACRRRFLDAHEAAISGALDAWKEEPRSCLALVLLLDQFPRNLFRGTPQAFASDSRAREVARSALARGLDLSLPPVWRWFLYLPFEHSEEVHDQRLAVALFEMLALYHRDSREPLDYARRHREVIERFGRFPHRNVALGRPSTPEEERFLQEPGSAF is encoded by the coding sequence ATGGCGAGCGCGGAGGAAGTCCTCGGCTTCTGGTTCGGCCAACCGCCGGACCCCATCGTCAACCCCGCCAGCGCCCGCCAGCGGGACTACTGGTTCGCGCGGAACGAGGACTTCGACGAGGCCTGCCGCCGCCGCTTCCTGGACGCGCACGAGGCCGCCATCTCCGGCGCGCTGGATGCGTGGAAGGAGGAGCCAAGGAGCTGCCTCGCGCTGGTGCTCCTGCTGGACCAGTTCCCGCGCAACCTCTTCCGGGGCACGCCCCAGGCCTTCGCCTCGGACTCGCGGGCGCGCGAGGTGGCGCGGAGCGCTCTGGCACGCGGGTTGGACCTGTCACTGCCGCCGGTGTGGCGGTGGTTCCTGTACCTGCCCTTCGAGCACAGCGAGGAGGTACACGACCAGCGGCTGGCCGTGGCCCTCTTCGAGATGCTCGCGCTCTACCACCGCGACAGCCGCGAGCCGCTCGACTACGCCCGGCGGCACCGGGAGGTCATCGAGCGCTTCGGCCGCTTCCCCCACCGCAACGTCGCGCTGGGGCGTCCGTCCACTCCGGAGGAAGAGCGCTTCCTCCAGGAGCCGGGCTCGGCGTTCTGA
- a CDS encoding ferritin-like domain-containing protein, whose protein sequence is MKKTTSDIGMNRTGIATSPVDSADIIQAAQKRPPSHLGDDSLLLKVRQQYALETDGIGSVPPPASLKGVAKTAVDMLKGSKPTVLIDKLGERAAFERTGVRLYQGALAKFQTLGSWEGGPTREGLERILNDELSHFGLVSEVLTKLGADPTAMTPCADVAAVASMGIPAVVSDPRMNLRDTLSALLVAELTDNAGWEMLIELARGLGHDTLAERFQLALDAEAEHLKMVRGWLSSGVSLEARATPVPKAEASTLSPTV, encoded by the coding sequence ATGAAGAAGACGACCAGCGACATCGGCATGAACCGGACGGGCATCGCCACCTCGCCCGTGGACAGCGCGGACATCATCCAGGCCGCCCAGAAGCGCCCGCCGAGCCACCTCGGAGACGACTCGCTCCTCCTCAAGGTGCGCCAGCAGTACGCGCTGGAGACGGATGGCATCGGCAGCGTGCCGCCCCCGGCCAGCCTCAAGGGCGTGGCGAAGACGGCGGTGGACATGCTCAAGGGCTCCAAGCCCACCGTCCTCATCGACAAGCTCGGAGAACGCGCCGCCTTCGAGCGCACCGGCGTCCGGCTCTACCAGGGCGCGCTCGCCAAGTTCCAGACGCTGGGGAGCTGGGAGGGCGGCCCCACCCGCGAGGGCCTGGAGCGCATCCTCAACGACGAGCTGTCCCACTTCGGCCTCGTGTCCGAGGTCCTGACGAAGCTGGGCGCGGACCCCACGGCGATGACGCCCTGCGCGGACGTGGCGGCGGTGGCGTCCATGGGCATCCCCGCCGTGGTGAGCGACCCGCGCATGAACCTGCGCGACACGCTCTCCGCGCTGCTGGTGGCGGAGCTGACGGACAACGCCGGCTGGGAGATGCTCATCGAGCTGGCGCGCGGCCTGGGCCACGACACCCTGGCGGAGCGCTTCCAGCTCGCGCTGGACGCGGAGGCCGAGCACCTGAAGATGGTGCGTGGCTGGCTCTCCTCGGGCGTCTCGCTGGAGGCGCGCGCCACGCCGGTGCCCAAGGCGGAGGCGAGCACCCTGTCGCCCACGGTGTAG